In the genome of Chryseobacterium arthrosphaerae, one region contains:
- a CDS encoding efflux RND transporter permease subunit yields the protein MVEMFIRRKVLSLVISILFVLLGIMALLKMPITQFPDIVPPSVTVTAKYTGANAEVSANAVALPLERAINGVPGMTYMSTVTSNDGLTLIQVFFEVGTDPDVAAVNVQNRVTTILDELPEEVIRAGVTTEKEVNSMLMYLNITSTDPSQDEQFIYNFTDINVLQELKRIDGVGRAEIMGQKEYSMRVWLDPQKMAAYNISADEVITSLQKQNISAAPGKVGETSGKTSSQLQYVIKYKGKFFEPKQYEEVPIRSDVDGTILKLKDIAKVEFGAMNYGMVSKTDGRPSASIMMKQRPGSNASEVIESVKAKMEELKVSSFPPGMEYNMAYDVSRFLDASISAVLTTLIEAFILVGIVVFIFLQDWRSTLIPVLAVPVALVGTFAFMNMLDFSVNLLTLFALVLAIGIVVDNAIVVVEAVHVKMEEGMNAMDATISATKEIAGAVVAITIVMSAVFIPVAFLDGPVGVFYRQFSLTLAISIVISGVNALTLTPALCAIILKPHDHHKKKTIIDRAFQSFNTGFERLTNGYVGILSKFATRTTVTFGLLFLFVGLTFVTSKFLPTGFIPMEDQGMVYVSVTTPQGATVERTEKVLDEVTVMAKKIEGVENVTTLAGYSIVTEIAGSSYGMAMINLKDWKERNISVNDLIAELSEKTKGISDAQIEIFAPPTVPGFGNTSGFELRLLDRTGGSIENTDKITKDFVKKLNEAPELQNNFTSFDATFPQYMINVDYDMAAKKGVSVDNAMSTLQTMLGSYYATNFIRFSQMYKVMVQASPEHRDTPESILNLYLKNDKGEMVPFSTFITIEKVYGPEVLTRYNMYMSAMINGEPADGYSSGDAIAAVERVAKEVLPRGFDIEWSGMTREEILSGNQTVYIFLICLLFVYLLLAAQYESFLLPMPVLLSLPTGIFGSYIALVMAGLDNNIYAQVALVMLIGLLAKNAILIVEFAVARNKQGFDIIPAAIEGARQRLRPILMTSFAFVAGLIPLCIASGAGAIGNRSIGTAAAGGMLLGTVFGLIVIPGLYIFFAKLENKKKDEKIKS from the coding sequence CCGTAACGGTAACGGCAAAGTATACGGGAGCCAATGCCGAAGTATCTGCCAATGCGGTAGCCCTTCCTCTGGAACGTGCCATCAATGGGGTTCCGGGGATGACGTATATGTCTACGGTAACCTCGAATGACGGTCTTACCCTGATTCAGGTTTTCTTTGAAGTGGGAACTGATCCTGACGTGGCGGCAGTAAATGTTCAGAACAGGGTAACCACAATTCTGGATGAGCTTCCTGAAGAAGTAATCCGTGCCGGTGTTACCACCGAAAAGGAAGTCAACAGTATGCTGATGTACCTCAACATTACGAGTACGGATCCCAGTCAGGATGAGCAGTTCATTTACAACTTTACGGATATCAATGTCCTGCAGGAGCTGAAACGTATTGATGGAGTAGGGCGTGCGGAGATCATGGGGCAAAAAGAATATTCGATGAGGGTATGGCTGGATCCTCAGAAGATGGCGGCTTACAATATTTCAGCAGATGAAGTGATCACTTCATTACAAAAACAGAATATTTCAGCGGCACCGGGAAAAGTAGGGGAAACCTCCGGAAAAACTTCCAGCCAGCTGCAATATGTGATCAAATATAAAGGAAAATTCTTTGAGCCTAAACAATATGAGGAAGTTCCTATCCGCTCAGATGTAGACGGAACCATCTTAAAGCTTAAAGATATTGCTAAAGTGGAATTCGGAGCAATGAACTATGGAATGGTTTCCAAGACAGACGGAAGACCTTCCGCATCTATTATGATGAAACAGCGTCCCGGCTCCAATGCTTCAGAAGTTATTGAAAGTGTAAAAGCAAAAATGGAAGAGCTGAAAGTCTCCTCTTTCCCTCCCGGAATGGAATATAATATGGCGTATGATGTTTCCAGATTCCTGGATGCTTCCATCAGTGCGGTATTAACTACGCTTATCGAGGCATTTATTCTGGTAGGAATTGTGGTATTTATCTTCCTGCAGGACTGGCGTTCAACCCTGATTCCTGTGCTGGCAGTTCCTGTGGCACTTGTAGGAACCTTTGCCTTTATGAATATGCTTGATTTCTCCGTCAACCTGCTGACTTTATTCGCATTGGTGCTTGCTATCGGGATCGTGGTAGATAATGCCATCGTCGTCGTAGAGGCAGTCCATGTAAAAATGGAAGAGGGTATGAATGCCATGGATGCCACCATCAGTGCCACAAAAGAAATTGCAGGAGCGGTAGTAGCGATTACCATTGTCATGTCTGCGGTATTTATTCCGGTAGCATTTCTGGATGGTCCGGTAGGAGTATTCTACAGACAGTTTTCATTGACGCTGGCTATCAGTATTGTTATTTCAGGAGTTAATGCATTGACACTTACGCCGGCGCTTTGTGCCATTATCCTGAAGCCTCATGACCATCATAAGAAGAAAACGATCATCGACAGGGCTTTCCAGAGTTTCAATACAGGTTTTGAAAGATTAACCAATGGGTATGTGGGAATCTTATCAAAATTTGCAACGAGAACAACGGTTACTTTTGGTTTACTGTTCTTATTTGTCGGGTTAACTTTTGTGACCAGTAAATTCCTGCCAACAGGATTCATTCCGATGGAAGACCAGGGAATGGTGTATGTGAGTGTTACCACTCCGCAGGGAGCAACCGTGGAAAGAACAGAGAAAGTGCTGGATGAAGTGACTGTAATGGCAAAGAAAATCGAAGGCGTGGAAAACGTAACAACTCTTGCCGGATATAGTATTGTAACGGAAATTGCAGGTTCTTCCTACGGTATGGCCATGATCAACCTTAAAGACTGGAAAGAAAGAAACATTTCAGTAAATGATCTGATTGCAGAGCTTTCTGAAAAAACAAAAGGGATCTCAGATGCCCAGATCGAGATTTTTGCACCTCCTACGGTTCCGGGATTCGGGAATACCAGTGGTTTTGAACTGCGCTTGCTGGACAGAACCGGAGGTAGCATTGAAAATACGGATAAAATCACCAAGGATTTTGTTAAAAAACTGAATGAAGCGCCGGAACTGCAGAATAACTTTACCAGTTTTGATGCTACTTTCCCTCAGTATATGATCAATGTTGATTATGATATGGCTGCCAAAAAAGGAGTTTCCGTAGACAATGCGATGTCAACATTACAGACGATGCTGGGGTCTTATTATGCGACCAATTTTATCCGTTTCAGTCAGATGTATAAGGTGATGGTTCAGGCAAGTCCGGAACACAGGGATACCCCGGAAAGTATTCTGAACCTGTATCTGAAAAATGATAAAGGTGAAATGGTTCCGTTTTCAACATTCATCACCATCGAAAAAGTTTACGGCCCTGAAGTACTGACGAGGTATAATATGTATATGTCGGCAATGATCAACGGAGAGCCGGCTGACGGGTACAGTTCCGGAGATGCTATTGCAGCGGTGGAGCGTGTGGCAAAGGAAGTCCTTCCGAGAGGTTTTGATATTGAATGGTCCGGAATGACGAGGGAAGAGATCTTATCCGGAAACCAGACTGTTTATATCTTCCTGATCTGTCTGTTATTCGTATACCTTTTATTGGCCGCCCAATATGAAAGTTTCCTTCTTCCTATGCCGGTGCTTTTAAGCTTACCTACCGGGATCTTCGGTTCTTATATTGCTTTGGTGATGGCCGGATTGGATAATAATATCTATGCTCAGGTTGCGCTGGTGATGCTGATCGGGCTTTTGGCTAAGAATGCTATTCTGATCGTAGAATTTGCTGTAGCCAGAAATAAGCAGGGCTTTGATATCATTCCGGCAGCTATTGAAGGAGCGAGACAGCGTCTGAGACCGATTCTGATGACTTCATTCGCTTTTGTAGCAGGACTTATTCCCCTGTGTATTGCATCGGGAGCAGGAGCCATAGGAAACCGTTCCATCGGAACAGCGGCAGCAGGAGGAATGTTGCTTGGAACTGTTTTCGGACTGATCGTCATTCCGGGACTGTATATATTCTTTGCAAAACTTGAAAATAAGAAGAAAGATGAAAAGATTAAATCCTAG
- the lgt gene encoding prolipoprotein diacylglyceryl transferase yields the protein MSLLYINWDINPEIANILGIPLKYYGLLFLTGLVLSLNVLKSIYKKENLSAKAHDALFTYALIGIMVGARLGHCIFYDFDYYSQHPLEIFLPIQQGPDGTYHFTGFAGLASHGGGIGLVIALLLYARKYTIPFMTVLDAIAIVLPLGGTFIRLANLMNSEIIGIPTDVPWAFIFRQVDDLPRHPAQLYEAISYMVIFLLVYFIYRKNIFRIGQGFYFGTSILLIFIMRILIEFIKVDQVEFEHGMILNMGQLLSIPFVLLGLFFMIRSILEKGKMKTA from the coding sequence ATGAGTTTATTATACATCAACTGGGATATCAATCCTGAAATCGCCAATATTCTGGGCATTCCTTTAAAATACTACGGACTCCTATTTCTTACAGGGCTGGTCTTATCTTTAAATGTTTTAAAAAGTATCTATAAAAAAGAAAACCTCAGCGCAAAGGCTCACGATGCTCTATTCACCTATGCCCTGATAGGAATTATGGTGGGAGCCAGACTGGGACATTGTATTTTTTATGATTTTGATTATTATTCCCAGCACCCGCTTGAAATCTTTTTACCCATCCAGCAGGGACCTGACGGAACCTACCACTTTACAGGGTTTGCAGGACTGGCAAGCCACGGCGGCGGTATAGGACTGGTGATTGCCCTGTTGCTGTATGCAAGAAAATATACGATCCCGTTTATGACCGTTCTGGATGCAATTGCTATTGTGCTTCCGTTAGGCGGTACTTTTATCAGGCTGGCCAATCTTATGAATTCGGAAATCATAGGTATTCCTACAGATGTACCATGGGCTTTTATATTCAGACAGGTGGATGATCTTCCAAGACATCCTGCACAGCTTTATGAAGCGATTTCCTATATGGTGATATTTCTGCTCGTTTATTTTATTTACAGGAAAAATATATTCAGGATCGGACAGGGGTTTTATTTCGGAACCAGTATCCTCCTTATCTTTATCATGAGAATCCTGATAGAATTCATCAAGGTAGATCAGGTTGAATTTGAGCATGGAATGATTTTGAATATGGGTCAGCTTCTCAGTATTCCTTTTGTTCTTCTGGGATTGTTCTTTATGATCAGAAGTATTCTGGAAAAGGGAAAAATGAAAACGGCATAA
- a CDS encoding cold shock domain-containing protein produces MADSFSKKENFKKKIQKQKEKALRREERKTNNNKGKDMEDVFMYVDEFGRLTSTPPEQRQEVNLDDIQLGAAPIIEEDPRKTGIVTFLSEKGYGFITEDNTKENIFFHNNNCAEPVKKGNKVSFEKEKSPKGFSAVEIQIVK; encoded by the coding sequence ATGGCAGATTCTTTTTCTAAAAAGGAAAATTTCAAGAAAAAAATTCAAAAGCAAAAAGAAAAGGCGCTAAGACGCGAAGAACGTAAAACGAACAACAACAAAGGAAAAGACATGGAGGATGTCTTCATGTATGTAGATGAATTCGGGAGATTAACTTCTACTCCGCCTGAGCAGAGACAGGAAGTGAACCTTGATGATATTCAATTGGGTGCAGCACCTATTATTGAAGAAGATCCAAGAAAAACAGGAATTGTTACCTTCCTGAGTGAAAAAGGATATGGTTTCATCACTGAAGACAATACCAAAGAGAATATCTTCTTCCACAATAACAACTGTGCAGAGCCGGTGAAAAAAGGGAACAAAGTTTCTTTCGAAAAAGAGAAGTCCCCAAAAGGATTTTCTGCTGTTGAGATCCAGATCGTTAAATAA
- a CDS encoding TolC family protein encodes MKRLNPRNILYGMAALSLVSCAVPKVADLKKAQTLPESPIKTASSEEFQQLNLKAYFTDTHLLDLFDKVVQANPDFQIAQQRVEIANSFLQRSKMDLLPSLEVGAEVSGNRYGKYTMEGVGNYDTNLSPNITEDQKINRDFTPNYWLGARSSWEIDAWGKLKNKRIAAQKKFLASTEGLRLLQVELFTDIANLYYQLVALDNRLAIYQKNYKLQQRAFEIVLAQREVGKATELAVQQFKAQNNNWLAEIEHIKVEIVTVEQAITTLTGSYGGDVKRGTTLMPTNMDVLNKTINVESVIHSRPDVAANYYVLEASQADAKAARAAFYPKIDLGAGFGLNSFSVETLFKPSSLAGQLLGGLMVPVFNKGQLKYEFKVASKEQEIAFLNYQKSITTAFNELQSILKQTKIYERVLKLKSEEVGFLDRGVEVSNDLYLTGYANYFELINSQKSKLTAELDLLQFQHQNTRNNVLLFKALGGKLD; translated from the coding sequence ATGAAAAGATTAAATCCTAGAAATATATTGTACGGAATGGCTGCATTGAGTTTAGTTTCATGCGCCGTTCCGAAGGTTGCTGACCTTAAAAAGGCCCAGACCCTGCCTGAATCTCCGATTAAAACGGCAAGCTCAGAAGAGTTTCAGCAACTGAACCTGAAAGCTTATTTTACAGATACCCATCTGCTTGATCTTTTTGATAAAGTGGTGCAGGCCAATCCTGATTTTCAGATCGCACAGCAAAGGGTAGAGATTGCGAACAGCTTTCTGCAGCGTTCGAAAATGGATCTTTTGCCGTCCCTTGAAGTGGGCGCTGAAGTTTCCGGGAACCGTTATGGTAAATATACAATGGAAGGTGTAGGAAACTATGATACCAATCTTTCACCCAATATTACCGAAGACCAGAAGATCAATCGTGATTTTACTCCCAATTACTGGCTGGGAGCAAGAAGCAGCTGGGAAATTGACGCCTGGGGCAAGCTTAAAAACAAAAGAATTGCCGCCCAGAAGAAATTCCTGGCTTCTACAGAAGGATTACGGTTGCTTCAGGTAGAGCTTTTCACAGATATTGCCAATCTGTACTATCAATTGGTTGCTTTAGATAACCGTCTGGCTATTTATCAGAAAAACTATAAACTCCAGCAGCGGGCATTTGAAATCGTCCTGGCACAGCGTGAAGTGGGGAAAGCTACAGAACTGGCTGTACAGCAGTTTAAAGCCCAGAATAATAACTGGCTTGCGGAAATTGAACATATCAAAGTGGAAATTGTTACCGTAGAACAGGCTATCACCACTCTTACCGGAAGTTATGGCGGCGATGTGAAGCGGGGAACAACCCTGATGCCTACCAATATGGATGTTTTGAATAAGACCATTAACGTAGAATCGGTGATTCATTCCAGACCGGATGTGGCCGCCAATTACTATGTTCTGGAAGCTTCCCAGGCAGATGCAAAAGCGGCAAGAGCGGCTTTCTATCCTAAGATTGATCTGGGAGCAGGTTTCGGATTGAATTCTTTTTCCGTTGAAACGCTGTTCAAGCCCAGTTCATTGGCAGGGCAGCTGTTGGGAGGTCTGATGGTGCCTGTTTTTAATAAAGGACAACTGAAATATGAATTTAAAGTTGCCAGTAAAGAGCAGGAAATTGCTTTCCTGAATTATCAGAAAAGTATTACCACTGCCTTCAATGAGCTTCAGTCTATTCTGAAACAGACCAAGATCTATGAACGTGTTTTGAAACTGAAATCCGAAGAAGTAGGGTTTCTTGATCGTGGGGTGGAGGTATCCAATGATCTGTATCTTACAGGATATGCCAACTACTTTGAGCTGATCAACTCCCAGAAAAGTAAACTGACCGCTGAGTTGGACCTGCTGCAGTTCCAGCATCAGAACACGAGGAATAATGTTCTTCTGTTTAAAGCGCTTGGAGGAAAACTGGATTAA
- a CDS encoding mannitol dehydrogenase family protein — translation MSMVYYHYDVSDITTGILHIGIGNFHRAHQQFYTNLLLHDKDQQNWGICGVCLLPADEKTVKNLRAQHLDYSLTICGRNGEDEVYTIGSLRELIWGVEDPEAVVRKIADSSVRIITLTITEGGYNLDKETGKFILGDEKIQHDLKKPAIPVTVFGFVAEGLRQRKAQGGAGLTILSCDNLQHNGNTTKRAFMTFIEAQDKELAAWVEKHVTFPNSMVDRITPATTPEDVERLNKLNGTHDQVPVYCEDFIQWVIEDNFIAGRPAWERVGVEFTHDVAAFENMKLSLLNASHTLLSYPAFLMGYRKVDQAMQDKNLVKLIRTFMDADITPFVPAPENTDLEKYKETLIERFANHSVSDQVSRLCFDGISKFPVYIIPNLDKMIKAGADLTRPAFLIASYRHYLKYRKDDQGNGFEIGEPWLTESDQQLITSENPKDFLELSAFKGVHLKGSGQFIELYIRFAEEIKDAGVVSVLQSIIK, via the coding sequence ATGAGTATGGTTTATTATCATTATGATGTTTCTGATATAACTACGGGAATTTTACATATCGGGATAGGGAATTTCCACAGAGCACATCAGCAATTTTATACCAATCTGCTGCTGCATGATAAGGATCAGCAGAATTGGGGAATTTGCGGAGTATGTTTATTACCTGCAGATGAAAAAACAGTAAAAAATCTGAGAGCCCAGCATCTTGATTATTCACTTACAATCTGCGGAAGAAACGGCGAAGATGAGGTGTATACAATAGGTTCGTTAAGAGAACTGATATGGGGAGTTGAAGATCCGGAAGCTGTAGTGAGAAAAATTGCTGACAGCTCTGTCAGAATCATCACTTTAACAATCACGGAAGGCGGATATAACCTTGATAAGGAAACGGGAAAATTTATACTCGGTGATGAAAAAATACAGCATGATCTGAAAAAGCCTGCCATTCCGGTTACTGTTTTTGGTTTTGTTGCAGAAGGTTTACGCCAGAGAAAAGCACAGGGCGGAGCTGGACTTACGATACTGTCATGCGACAACCTTCAGCACAACGGAAATACAACAAAAAGGGCTTTTATGACGTTCATTGAAGCCCAGGATAAAGAGCTGGCAGCCTGGGTAGAAAAGCATGTTACTTTCCCTAACAGTATGGTAGACCGCATTACACCGGCTACAACCCCCGAAGATGTTGAAAGGCTGAATAAACTGAACGGCACCCATGATCAGGTCCCTGTATACTGCGAAGATTTTATACAATGGGTCATAGAAGACAACTTTATAGCGGGAAGGCCCGCCTGGGAAAGAGTAGGAGTAGAGTTTACCCATGATGTAGCCGCATTTGAAAATATGAAACTGAGCCTGCTGAATGCTTCCCACACCTTATTGTCCTATCCTGCTTTTCTGATGGGATACCGAAAAGTAGATCAGGCTATGCAGGATAAAAACCTTGTGAAACTGATCAGGACTTTTATGGATGCTGATATTACCCCTTTCGTTCCTGCTCCTGAAAATACAGACCTGGAAAAATATAAAGAAACCCTTATCGAAAGGTTTGCCAATCATAGTGTAAGTGACCAGGTGAGCCGCCTGTGCTTTGACGGGATTTCAAAATTTCCGGTATATATCATTCCTAACCTTGATAAAATGATCAAGGCAGGAGCAGATCTTACAAGACCCGCTTTTCTTATTGCTTCCTACAGACATTATCTTAAATACAGGAAAGATGACCAGGGTAATGGTTTTGAGATCGGAGAGCCGTGGCTGACGGAAAGTGATCAACAGCTTATCACCAGTGAAAATCCAAAGGACTTTCTGGAATTATCCGCTTTTAAAGGAGTTCATCTGAAAGGTTCCGGACAATTTATAGAATTATACATCCGGTTTGCAGAGGAAATAAAAGATGCAGGAGTGGTCTCGGTATTACAATCAATCATAAAATAA
- a CDS encoding SDR family oxidoreductase produces MSTQDVNGKVVLIAGGGKNLGGLLSRDFAAKGAKLAIHYNSESSRADSEKTLAEVQALGAEAFLFQGDLTKVENITRFFDETISRYGGIDIAINTVGMVLKKPFAETTESEYDTMFNVNSKSAYFFLQEAGKKLNDHGKICTIVTSLLAAYTGLYSTYAGAKAPVEHFTRAASKEFGARGISVTAVAPGPMDTPFFYGQETDDAVAYHKSASALGGLTDIKDIAPLVEFLVTDGWWITGQTIFANGGYTTR; encoded by the coding sequence ATGTCAACACAAGATGTAAATGGAAAAGTTGTTTTAATTGCCGGAGGAGGCAAGAACCTGGGTGGATTGCTAAGCAGGGATTTCGCTGCAAAAGGAGCAAAACTGGCCATACACTATAATAGTGAAAGTTCCAGAGCCGACAGTGAAAAAACGCTTGCTGAGGTTCAGGCACTGGGAGCTGAAGCGTTCTTATTTCAGGGAGACCTTACCAAAGTAGAGAATATTACCAGATTCTTTGACGAAACTATTTCCCGTTATGGCGGAATAGACATTGCGATCAACACCGTAGGAATGGTCCTGAAAAAACCGTTTGCTGAAACTACGGAATCAGAATATGACACCATGTTCAATGTCAATTCAAAATCCGCTTATTTCTTTTTACAGGAAGCAGGTAAAAAACTGAATGATCACGGAAAGATCTGTACGATCGTAACCTCATTGCTGGCGGCTTATACGGGGCTGTATTCTACCTATGCAGGAGCAAAGGCACCGGTAGAACATTTTACGAGAGCTGCTTCCAAAGAATTCGGGGCGAGAGGAATTTCCGTTACAGCAGTAGCTCCCGGGCCAATGGATACTCCTTTCTTCTACGGCCAGGAAACCGATGATGCTGTAGCTTATCACAAATCAGCATCTGCATTGGGAGGACTTACCGATATCAAAGATATTGCCCCGCTGGTAGAATTTTTAGTAACTGATGGCTGGTGGATCACCGGACAGACCATTTTTGCAAACGGAGGGTATACCACAAGATAA
- a CDS encoding MFS transporter, whose amino-acid sequence MQINPNITSLDHKKNNAILPFAIITFIYFIVGFLTTVNEQLQAPLKFTFLSHAGSLKNTFTTLISFFFFLGYLLNGTLGSKWVNAYGYKNTILRGLLFMISGLFMYLFSSWFGDHYPDAKFNIKDAVIPFGFIVFVAGSYLMGTSAAIIQVVVNPYAASYELKGTQPVQRLNILTAINSIGTTSAPFFVTVVMFSGISIENIEIRQLLLPLAVLIICILGVMIITKRLDLPDIAHTRVVGEEKLNRSIWSFRHFVLGVTAIFFYVGTEVAIGANINLYAFELMDSGHPITFFGKTDIIIGEMDLGIHALLSTLYWGGFLVGRAVSSFFSKISARTQLVTTTILATILALISMITQNLWFLVAIGLLHSSMWSCIYTLSIKGLNKYTSKASGIFISAVFGGAVFTLIQGGLADILGSWRWTWWLTVICELLMLGYALFGSRIREKDLIN is encoded by the coding sequence ATGCAAATAAATCCCAATATAACTTCTTTAGATCATAAAAAGAACAATGCCATATTGCCGTTTGCTATCATTACATTTATCTACTTTATTGTAGGTTTTCTGACCACTGTGAATGAGCAGCTCCAGGCACCATTGAAATTTACTTTCCTGAGCCATGCAGGAAGCCTGAAAAATACATTTACTACCCTGATTTCCTTTTTTTTCTTTTTAGGATATCTTCTGAACGGAACCCTGGGAAGCAAATGGGTCAATGCCTATGGATATAAAAATACGATCCTGCGCGGGCTTTTGTTTATGATATCCGGGCTTTTCATGTACTTGTTTTCATCATGGTTTGGTGATCATTATCCTGATGCAAAATTTAATATAAAAGATGCAGTCATTCCTTTTGGGTTTATTGTTTTTGTAGCCGGATCTTACCTCATGGGTACCTCAGCAGCCATCATTCAGGTTGTTGTAAATCCCTACGCCGCATCCTATGAGCTGAAAGGAACACAGCCCGTACAGCGTCTGAATATTCTGACGGCAATTAATTCGATAGGTACTACTTCTGCACCATTTTTTGTAACAGTAGTCATGTTCAGCGGGATTTCTATTGAGAATATAGAGATCAGGCAGCTTTTGCTTCCGCTGGCAGTTCTTATCATCTGCATACTGGGGGTAATGATCATTACCAAAAGGCTTGACCTTCCTGATATTGCCCACACAAGAGTGGTTGGAGAAGAAAAGCTGAACAGAAGCATCTGGTCATTCAGGCACTTTGTATTGGGCGTTACGGCCATCTTTTTCTATGTAGGAACAGAAGTGGCGATAGGGGCTAATATTAATTTATATGCCTTTGAACTGATGGATTCCGGACATCCGATCACATTCTTCGGAAAAACAGATATTATTATCGGAGAGATGGATCTGGGAATTCATGCATTACTGTCCACATTATACTGGGGTGGTTTTCTGGTAGGAAGAGCGGTGTCAAGCTTTTTCAGTAAAATTTCTGCAAGAACGCAGCTGGTGACAACAACCATTCTTGCTACCATTCTTGCTTTAATATCCATGATTACTCAGAATCTATGGTTTCTGGTTGCCATAGGACTTCTCCATTCATCAATGTGGAGCTGTATCTATACCCTTTCCATAAAAGGACTCAATAAATATACTTCAAAAGCTTCCGGGATTTTTATTTCAGCAGTATTTGGAGGAGCTGTGTTTACCCTTATTCAGGGCGGCCTCGCTGATATTTTAGGTTCCTGGAGATGGACCTGGTGGCTTACCGTGATCTGCGAATTGCTGATGCTGGGCTATGCTCTGTTCGGATCACGTATAAGAGAAAAAGACCTTATTAATTAA
- a CDS encoding LacI family DNA-binding transcriptional regulator: MRRITIKDLSKFLSLSTSTISRALLNDKNVNEETKKRVLDAAEKLGYKPNLTALNLQSGQSKTIGFVVPEMITPFSSKVLKGIQNILYPLGYRIIITQSDEDPVIERKNLQLMEEFNVDAIIINLCHETQNNDMYEHIINQGTPMVFFDRIPHKSLDVSKVIINDYIKSSLMVEYLIKKGRKRIVHIMGPTGIHNATERMNGYKRILMKYNIFDENLVVRTDGMTFEHGKKAIRQLLARNVQFDSIFAFSDTLAMGAMTYLLEQKVSIPDEVAVASFSGTELSSMVYPQLTSVQQPLEKMGEAAAELALEKIKDSTAPSRSVLMDAELVYRSST; encoded by the coding sequence ATGAGACGTATTACGATAAAAGATCTGTCTAAATTTTTGTCATTATCTACCTCTACGATCTCCAGAGCCCTCCTTAATGACAAAAATGTAAATGAAGAAACAAAAAAAAGAGTATTGGATGCAGCCGAAAAACTGGGCTATAAACCTAACCTTACGGCTTTAAATTTACAGTCCGGACAGTCCAAGACCATAGGATTTGTAGTTCCCGAGATGATCACCCCGTTTTCCTCGAAAGTTCTTAAAGGAATTCAGAATATTCTGTATCCGCTCGGGTACAGGATCATCATCACACAATCAGACGAAGATCCCGTTATTGAAAGGAAAAATCTTCAGCTGATGGAAGAGTTTAATGTAGATGCCATTATTATTAATCTTTGCCATGAAACCCAAAATAATGATATGTATGAGCATATTATCAATCAGGGAACGCCTATGGTATTTTTTGACAGAATTCCGCACAAATCCCTTGATGTTTCAAAAGTGATCATTAATGATTATATCAAATCTTCATTAATGGTAGAATACCTGATCAAAAAAGGAAGAAAAAGAATTGTCCATATAATGGGCCCTACAGGAATCCATAACGCCACAGAAAGGATGAACGGTTATAAGCGCATTCTCATGAAATACAATATTTTTGATGAGAATCTGGTTGTGCGCACTGACGGAATGACTTTTGAGCACGGTAAGAAAGCGATCAGGCAGCTATTGGCCAGGAATGTACAGTTTGACAGTATTTTTGCATTCAGTGATACTTTGGCGATGGGTGCCATGACTTATCTTCTGGAACAAAAGGTAAGTATTCCCGATGAGGTTGCCGTTGCCAGTTTTTCCGGAACGGAACTTTCATCAATGGTATATCCCCAGCTCACCAGTGTACAGCAGCCATTAGAAAAAATGGGGGAAGCTGCTGCAGAACTTGCATTGGAAAAAATCAAAGACAGTACAGCTCCAAGCAGATCTGTTTTGATGGATGCAGAATTGGTGTACAGATCTTCGACTTAA